In Sodalis ligni, a single genomic region encodes these proteins:
- a CDS encoding AraC family transcriptional regulator, with protein sequence MEKTDGNDASLQDRMVSLLGKLAPEEGYNLTALPDVRFLRSNRPLSRTPVLYDPGIVIVCQGRKRGFFGDRVYLYDRQHYLAVSVPVPFTMETDASPEQPLLAIYMHLDFKVAADLMIRIDQRYTGVQARPQGMISTPMDRRFSESVLRFLEAMNRPLEAEILGPSLVRELYYHVLTGEQGSSMRAALLMQGRFGKIAKAIARIHASFSQDLNVERLAGEAGMSVPTFHSHFKSVTNTTPIQYLKSIRLHQARLLMVRNNMTAATACLDVGYESASQFSREFKRLFGQSPQEEAKRMKANFALPPPHTASGFISSH encoded by the coding sequence ATGGAAAAGACCGACGGCAACGACGCCTCGTTGCAGGACCGCATGGTTTCACTGCTGGGGAAATTGGCTCCGGAGGAGGGCTATAACCTGACGGCGCTGCCTGATGTGCGCTTTTTGCGCTCCAACCGTCCGCTAAGCCGCACGCCGGTATTATATGATCCGGGCATCGTGATCGTCTGCCAGGGGAGGAAGCGGGGGTTTTTCGGCGACCGGGTTTATCTGTATGACCGTCAGCATTATCTCGCCGTGTCGGTGCCGGTGCCCTTTACCATGGAAACCGATGCCAGCCCGGAACAACCGCTGCTGGCTATCTATATGCATCTTGATTTCAAGGTGGCGGCGGATTTGATGATCCGCATTGACCAGCGCTACACCGGCGTCCAGGCCAGGCCTCAGGGCATGATCTCCACGCCCATGGACCGGCGGTTCAGCGAATCGGTGCTGCGCTTCCTGGAAGCCATGAACCGGCCATTGGAGGCGGAGATCCTCGGCCCGTCCCTGGTGCGGGAACTGTATTACCATGTGCTTACCGGCGAACAGGGCAGTTCTATGCGCGCAGCGCTGCTGATGCAAGGCCGGTTCGGCAAGATTGCCAAGGCGATTGCGCGCATACACGCCTCGTTCAGCCAGGATCTCAACGTCGAGCGGCTGGCCGGCGAAGCGGGTATGAGCGTGCCCACATTCCATAGCCATTTCAAGTCGGTCACCAACACAACGCCGATACAATACCTAAAATCCATCCGCTTGCATCAGGCGCGCCTGCTGATGGTGCGCAACAATATGACCGCGGCGACGGCCTGCCTGGATGTAGGCTATGAAAGCGCGTCGCAATTCAGCCGGGAGTTTAAACGGTTATTCGGCCAAAGCCCGCAGGAGGAAGCCAAACGCATGAAAGCGAATTTCGCCCTGCCCCCGCCGCATACGGCTTCCGGCTTTATCTCGTCGCACTGA
- a CDS encoding inverse autotransporter beta domain-containing protein → MNNPAGPNDSLTAGGEAFFDGDDKSANLASFAQSARESSSQFGSARFQFNADDDFHLNGSSVDLLVPFDNRPNTMLFTQLSGRHRDSRNTLNLGAGARLFTNNWMFGLNSFFDNDFSGTNRRMSLGAELWTHYVKLSSNLYYRIKNWSHSPDLENFDERPAFGYDMRGDAYLPFFPQLGARMVFEKYYGDGVALFDKNKRLDSPRALIVGLDYTPIPLLTLAVEQRVGSGDQSEDRITLQINYRLGLSWREQFNPRGVASLRTLDLSRYDSVERNGDMVLDYRR, encoded by the coding sequence GTGAATAACCCTGCCGGTCCTAACGATAGTTTAACGGCCGGCGGGGAGGCTTTCTTCGATGGCGACGACAAATCCGCCAACCTTGCCTCTTTTGCGCAATCGGCCAGGGAATCATCCAGTCAATTCGGCAGCGCCCGGTTTCAGTTTAATGCAGACGATGATTTTCATTTGAACGGCAGTTCTGTCGATCTGCTGGTGCCCTTTGATAACAGGCCAAATACGATGTTGTTCACTCAATTAAGCGGTCGTCACCGGGACAGCCGCAATACGCTGAATCTGGGCGCCGGCGCCCGCCTGTTTACCAATAACTGGATGTTCGGTTTAAACTCGTTCTTCGATAATGATTTTAGCGGCACAAATCGGCGTATGAGCCTGGGTGCCGAACTCTGGACCCACTATGTTAAATTATCTTCAAACCTTTATTACCGAATAAAAAACTGGAGCCACTCCCCTGATTTGGAGAATTTTGATGAGCGGCCGGCCTTCGGTTACGATATGCGGGGCGATGCCTATTTGCCGTTCTTTCCCCAATTGGGGGCTCGCATGGTATTTGAGAAGTATTATGGCGACGGGGTGGCGCTGTTTGATAAAAATAAACGGTTGGACAGTCCCCGGGCGCTGATTGTCGGTCTTGATTATACGCCGATTCCCCTGCTGACGCTGGCGGTTGAGCAGCGCGTCGGCAGCGGAGATCAAAGCGAGGATCGTATCACTTTGCAAATAAATTACCGGCTGGGCCTGTCCTGGCGGGAACAATTCAATCCGCGGGGAGTAGCCTCCCTTCGAACCCTGGACCTCAGCCGATATGATTCGGTGGAGCGCAATGGTGATATGGTGCTCGACTATCGGCGGTGA
- a CDS encoding oxidoreductase, translating to MNDSVKNDASLHENAKTTGPTAAKTLLITGVSSGFGLALAKAALADGHRVIGTVRSPAAKADFEALNPAQAFGRILDVTDIELMDSLIADAESLLGPIDVLVNNAGYGHEGVFEESPLADMRRQFDVNVFGAVAMIKAVLPYMRKRRAGHIVNITSMGGFITMPGIAYYCGSKFALEGISEALGKELKPFNIAVTAVAPGSFRTDWAGRSMVRSPRNIADYNAIFDPIRKAREEKSGHQLGDPAKAAQAILRLIESREPPAHLLLGSDALALVRDKLTQYALEIDAWEKVTRSTDG from the coding sequence ATGAATGATTCCGTAAAAAACGATGCGTCTTTACATGAAAACGCGAAAACAACGGGCCCGACTGCCGCCAAAACGCTATTGATAACCGGCGTCAGCAGCGGGTTCGGGCTGGCCTTGGCCAAAGCAGCTCTTGCCGACGGGCATCGGGTAATAGGAACGGTACGAAGCCCGGCGGCAAAGGCCGACTTCGAAGCATTAAACCCGGCACAGGCATTTGGACGGATACTGGATGTTACCGATATTGAACTTATGGATAGCCTGATAGCTGATGCCGAGTCATTGCTGGGCCCCATCGACGTTCTGGTGAATAATGCCGGCTACGGTCATGAGGGGGTTTTTGAAGAATCGCCGCTGGCGGACATGCGGCGCCAGTTTGATGTCAACGTGTTCGGCGCTGTGGCGATGATCAAAGCGGTATTGCCCTATATGCGCAAGCGGCGCGCCGGCCATATTGTCAATATCACCTCCATGGGTGGATTCATTACCATGCCGGGTATTGCGTATTACTGCGGCAGCAAATTCGCCTTGGAAGGTATATCCGAGGCGCTGGGCAAGGAACTGAAGCCGTTTAACATCGCCGTTACCGCCGTGGCGCCCGGTTCTTTTCGCACCGACTGGGCCGGACGCTCCATGGTACGCTCGCCGCGCAATATCGCCGATTACAACGCGATATTCGATCCCATCCGCAAAGCGCGCGAGGAAAAAAGCGGCCATCAGCTCGGCGATCCCGCCAAAGCCGCGCAGGCCATCTTGAGGCTGATTGAAAGCCGGGAGCCCCCCGCCCATTTGTTGCTGGGCAGCGACGCCCTGGCGCTGGTACGGGACAAACTGACGCAATACGCGCTTGAGATTGACGCCTGGGAAAAGGTAACCCGATCCACCGACGGTTAG
- a CDS encoding dicarboxylate/amino acid:cation symporter, which produces MSKSNKLTTFILAFMVLGIIVGALVHQFASVDSARAYADNVALLTDVFLRLIKMVIAPLVFTTLTVGIMSMGDTSAIGTLGGKAFLWFISSSVVSILLGLAVVSIIQPGAGLNLQVPAQAVNTGLATDGMSLKTFIAHTFPTSIVDAMGHNEILQIVVFSLFFGIAGASLGEKFNKPLADGLNVVSHIMLKVTGYVMYMAPIAIFAAVSSVIANEGLGILKSYASFIGGYYLAILLCCVMMVGFCYIVLKSATFRLISLLKEPVILAFTTSSSEAAYPKTLEQLRRFGCPNNIASFVLPLGYSFNLVGSMIYCSFASMFIAQAYNIHLTGAEVAMLMLTLMMASKGIAGVPRSALVVLAATIPSFNIPVAGILLLMGIDHVLDMGRSGINVLGNGIATAMLSRPDAQEAVAGEWQENH; this is translated from the coding sequence ATGTCTAAATCTAACAAGTTAACCACTTTCATCCTGGCATTCATGGTGCTGGGCATCATCGTCGGCGCTCTGGTTCATCAGTTTGCGTCTGTGGACAGCGCTCGCGCCTATGCCGATAACGTCGCGCTGCTCACCGACGTTTTCCTCCGCTTAATAAAAATGGTTATCGCGCCTTTGGTCTTTACCACATTGACGGTGGGTATCATGAGCATGGGAGACACTTCCGCCATCGGAACTTTGGGCGGCAAGGCGTTTCTCTGGTTTATCTCCTCCTCGGTCGTCTCGATCCTGCTGGGCCTGGCGGTGGTGAGTATCATCCAGCCCGGGGCGGGCCTCAATCTGCAGGTGCCGGCGCAGGCGGTGAATACCGGACTGGCCACCGACGGCATGTCCCTGAAAACCTTTATCGCCCACACTTTCCCCACCAGCATAGTTGATGCCATGGGGCACAATGAAATATTGCAAATCGTGGTGTTCTCGCTGTTTTTCGGCATTGCCGGCGCGTCGCTGGGGGAGAAATTCAATAAGCCGCTGGCGGACGGTCTGAATGTGGTATCGCACATCATGCTCAAGGTCACCGGCTACGTCATGTATATGGCGCCCATTGCAATATTTGCCGCCGTGTCGTCGGTTATCGCCAACGAAGGGCTGGGCATCCTGAAAAGCTACGCGTCGTTCATCGGCGGCTATTACCTGGCGATCCTGCTGTGCTGCGTTATGATGGTGGGCTTTTGTTATATTGTTCTGAAGTCCGCCACCTTCCGACTGATAAGCCTGCTAAAGGAGCCGGTGATACTGGCTTTCACCACCAGCAGTTCGGAAGCCGCCTATCCAAAAACCCTCGAACAGCTGCGCCGCTTCGGCTGCCCGAACAATATCGCCTCGTTTGTCCTGCCGCTGGGCTACTCCTTCAACCTGGTGGGCTCGATGATCTATTGTTCGTTTGCCTCGATGTTTATCGCCCAGGCCTACAACATCCACCTCACCGGCGCGGAAGTCGCCATGTTGATGCTCACCCTGATGATGGCGTCAAAAGGCATCGCCGGCGTGCCGCGTTCGGCCCTGGTGGTGCTGGCGGCCACCATCCCGAGCTTTAATATTCCGGTGGCGGGTATCTTGCTGCTGATGGGCATCGACCATGTGCTTGATATGGGGCGTTCCGGTATCAATGTGCTGGGGAACGGTATCGCCACCGCCATGCTATCCCGCCCCGACGCACAGGAAGCGGTGGCGGGGGAGTGGCAGGAAAATCATTGA